In Mastigocladopsis repens PCC 10914, a single window of DNA contains:
- a CDS encoding HAL/PAL/TAL family ammonia-lyase, with the protein MNTASQVLKTTSRFSSPILSHSDKTVVVGNENLTIDEVVSVARHGTQVCITDNHDVMQGIQASCDYIRNAVESGQPIYGVTSGFGGMANVIIPRENAALLQNNLIWYHKAGAGQRLPLADVRAAMLLRVNSHLYGASGIRLELLQRMETFLNAGVTPCVYELGSIGASGDLVPLSYITGSLVGLDRCYTVDFNGEEIDAPTALNKLGLEPLQLLPKEGLAMMNGTSVMTGIAANCVYDTRVLLALALGAHALAIQGLNGTNQSFHPFIHKLKPHSGQKKAAAQMLSLLEGSRLVRQELDGSHDYRGEHPIQDRYSLRCLPQYMGPILDGIQQIASQIEIEINSVTDNPLIDVENQASYHGGNFLGQYIGVAMDQLRYYIGLLAKHLDVQIAYLVAPEFNNGLPASLVGNQERSVNMGLKGLQIVGNSIMPLLGFYGNSIADRFPTHAEQFNQNINSQGFASANLARKSVEIFQQYVAIALMFGVQAVDLRTHVVADHYDARSTLSPATRDLYLAVRDVVGVPPSADRPYIWNDHEQPLDEHIARIATDIASGGQIVQAVNDILSSLKS; encoded by the coding sequence ATGAATACTGCATCCCAAGTCTTGAAGACAACCTCTCGTTTTTCATCACCCATTCTCAGTCATTCAGACAAAACCGTAGTTGTTGGCAACGAAAACCTGACAATAGACGAAGTCGTCAGTGTGGCACGTCATGGTACGCAGGTATGCATAACTGATAATCATGATGTTATGCAGGGTATTCAGGCATCTTGTGACTACATTCGCAATGCTGTAGAATCTGGTCAACCAATTTACGGTGTAACAAGTGGCTTTGGCGGCATGGCGAACGTCATCATTCCCCGTGAAAATGCAGCGTTGCTCCAGAACAACCTCATTTGGTATCACAAAGCCGGAGCGGGACAAAGACTACCCTTAGCTGATGTCCGCGCTGCCATGCTTTTGCGTGTTAACTCCCACTTGTATGGTGCATCTGGCATCCGCCTTGAACTGCTGCAACGGATGGAAACATTCCTGAATGCTGGTGTTACACCTTGTGTGTATGAATTAGGCTCTATTGGCGCAAGTGGGGATCTCGTGCCATTGTCATACATTACTGGATCGCTGGTTGGTCTAGATCGCTGCTATACCGTTGACTTTAACGGCGAAGAAATAGACGCGCCAACAGCCTTGAACAAGCTGGGTTTAGAGCCATTGCAACTCCTTCCAAAAGAAGGGTTGGCGATGATGAATGGCACCTCAGTTATGACAGGCATCGCTGCCAACTGTGTATACGACACCAGAGTTTTATTAGCACTGGCATTAGGTGCTCATGCCCTAGCTATCCAAGGTTTGAATGGAACCAATCAATCATTCCACCCATTCATCCATAAACTCAAACCCCATTCTGGGCAGAAAAAGGCGGCAGCCCAAATGCTCAGCTTACTTGAAGGGTCACGCTTAGTTCGCCAAGAGTTAGATGGTTCTCACGACTATCGCGGTGAACATCCAATTCAGGATCGCTATTCATTGCGCTGCCTGCCACAGTACATGGGTCCTATTTTAGACGGAATACAGCAGATTGCCAGCCAAATCGAAATAGAAATTAACTCCGTTACCGACAACCCACTCATTGATGTTGAAAACCAAGCTAGCTATCATGGCGGCAATTTCTTGGGACAGTACATCGGTGTGGCAATGGATCAGCTACGCTACTACATTGGCTTATTGGCTAAACACTTGGATGTCCAAATAGCCTACCTCGTAGCACCGGAATTCAACAACGGACTGCCAGCATCTTTAGTTGGTAACCAAGAGCGTAGTGTCAACATGGGCTTGAAGGGTCTGCAAATAGTTGGAAACTCCATTATGCCACTGTTGGGCTTCTATGGAAATTCCATAGCCGACAGATTTCCAACCCACGCTGAACAGTTCAACCAAAACATCAACAGCCAAGGTTTTGCTTCCGCAAATTTAGCGCGTAAGAGCGTAGAAATCTTTCAACAATATGTGGCGATCGCCTTGATGTTTGGGGTGCAAGCAGTTGATTTACGCACTCATGTGGTTGCTGACCATTATGACGCCCGCTCTACCCTGTCGCCTGCAACCAGAGATTTATATCTGGCTGTGCGCGATGTCGTTGGAGTACCACCTTCTGCTGACCGTCCATACATCTGGAACGACCACGAACAACCCCTTGACGAACATATTGCTCGGATCGCGACTGATATTGCATCTGGTGGGCAAATTGTGCAAGCAGTGAACGATATTTTGTCGAGCTTGAAGTCATAG
- a CDS encoding cytochrome P450, whose protein sequence is MVKQSISPVVSKTPPGPRGLPIVGCFPQMARNPLQFLIEVTRQYGDVVHLGAIGSQQLYLLTNPDDLKYIFVDNNKNYTKGTNFKGQEVAITFGNGLVHSEGELARRQRRLMQPAFHRERIGLLITDMTKIIAQMLERWRGIEENTPLDIPEQMLDLTQKIVIKALLGVEGSRETTEIIQAWNTVFVYNSERTWALIKMPVNLPTPKNLRFKQAIRTVETNIYRIIRERKQSGSDVDDMLAMMLNARDELGETMSEQQLRDEMVTMFAAGFETSGTSLSWIWYLLSQHPKVEQKLHEELDTVLGGRTPTFEDLPNLKYTKMIVEEGMRVYPVAWLNSRSNIDDDEIAGYHIPSRSLLMLCPYITHRHPSFWENPEEFEPEHFSPERSANRPRYAYFPFGGGRRQCLGDIFALTEIQLVVAMVAQHFRLKLVPGHPVELKPLLTLQARYGLSMTLERRSSFAPASRRDHASTV, encoded by the coding sequence ATGGTTAAACAGAGCATCTCCCCAGTTGTCAGCAAAACTCCCCCAGGTCCACGCGGCCTCCCCATTGTTGGCTGCTTCCCACAAATGGCGCGGAATCCGCTCCAGTTTCTGATTGAGGTCACGCGTCAGTATGGCGACGTTGTCCACTTGGGGGCGATAGGTTCTCAACAGCTTTACCTGCTCACCAACCCGGATGATCTAAAGTACATCTTCGTCGACAATAACAAGAACTACACAAAAGGCACAAACTTCAAAGGTCAGGAGGTGGCGATCACATTTGGCAACGGCTTGGTACACAGCGAGGGCGAGCTTGCACGCCGCCAACGTCGCTTGATGCAGCCCGCCTTTCACCGTGAACGGATCGGATTGCTAATTACTGACATGACCAAGATCATTGCCCAGATGCTGGAGCGCTGGCGCGGCATTGAGGAGAATACGCCTCTTGATATACCAGAGCAGATGTTGGATTTGACACAGAAAATTGTCATAAAAGCGTTGTTGGGTGTCGAAGGTAGCAGAGAAACCACTGAGATTATTCAGGCATGGAATACTGTGTTTGTCTACAACAGCGAGCGTACCTGGGCTTTGATCAAAATGCCTGTAAACTTACCCACGCCAAAAAACCTCCGGTTCAAGCAAGCAATACGCACAGTGGAGACAAACATTTACCGTATTATTCGGGAACGGAAGCAAAGCGGCAGCGATGTTGACGATATGCTCGCAATGATGCTAAATGCACGCGACGAACTCGGCGAGACAATGAGCGAACAGCAACTGCGTGATGAGATGGTGACAATGTTCGCCGCTGGTTTTGAGACATCTGGTACCTCCCTTAGCTGGATCTGGTACTTGCTTTCTCAGCATCCAAAAGTAGAACAAAAGCTACACGAGGAACTAGATACAGTTTTAGGTGGGCGAACCCCAACATTTGAGGATTTGCCAAATCTAAAGTATACCAAGATGATTGTCGAGGAAGGGATGCGGGTTTACCCAGTTGCTTGGCTTAACAGCCGCAGCAATATAGACGACGATGAAATCGCTGGCTATCACATCCCGTCAAGATCCTTACTTATGCTTTGCCCATACATAACGCACCGCCACCCGTCTTTCTGGGAAAATCCTGAAGAGTTCGAGCCTGAACACTTCTCGCCAGAACGCTCCGCCAACCGTCCACGCTATGCCTACTTCCCGTTTGGCGGCGGACGACGTCAATGCCTAGGTGATATCTTTGCCTTGACTGAAATTCAGTTGGTGGTTGCGATGGTGGCTCAACACTTCCGTCTGAAACTGGTACCCGGACATCCAGTCGAGCTGAAGCCGCTGCTCACTCTGCAAGCACGTTATGGTCTCTCAATGACATTGGAACGCCGCTCGAGCTTTGCTCCAGCCTCCCGACGCGATCATGCGTCAACGGTCTAA
- a CDS encoding cytochrome P450 translates to MVKQSISPNVRKTPSGPRSYPIIGCFPQMASNPLQFLTNAAREYGDVVHLGPIGPQQLYLVTHPDGVKHILLDNFHNYVKGDNFKDKDFTLLVGNGLINSEGDAWRRQRRLLQPAFHSRQQIAAMVSLMTNVIEELLEQWRSIENTQIDVAAEMLELSQKIVIKALLSLDPNSSETAQIIQAWHTVLGFHTDRIWAFFKVPLSVPTPKNVRFLQAVETINTIVYRLIRERRQSSNDYDDLLSWLINARHESGEGLSDELVRDEIVALFVAGFDTSATSLGWVWYMLSQHPNVESKLQEELATVLGGRTPTYEDIPNLKYTKMVIQETMRLYPAVWILSMTNVADDEICGYHIPAGSMIVLSPFVTHHLPSIWENPDKFDPERWSPERSAGRPWASYLPFGGGPRQCLGDVFVTTEMQLIIAMVSQHLRLKLVPGHPVEMDTRLALRSRHGLPMTLEPRKSRELTLQNVE, encoded by the coding sequence ATGGTCAAACAGAGTATCTCCCCAAACGTCCGCAAAACTCCCTCAGGTCCACGCAGCTACCCCATTATTGGCTGTTTTCCGCAAATGGCGTCGAATCCGCTCCAGTTCCTAACCAATGCGGCGCGTGAGTATGGCGACGTTGTCCATCTCGGACCAATAGGCCCGCAACAGCTGTACTTAGTGACTCATCCGGACGGTGTCAAGCATATCCTCCTCGATAATTTCCATAACTACGTAAAAGGCGACAACTTCAAGGACAAGGATTTCACGCTACTAGTGGGCAACGGCTTGATAAACAGCGAGGGCGACGCTTGGCGACGCCAGCGCCGCTTGTTGCAGCCTGCTTTTCATAGCCGCCAGCAGATCGCAGCTATGGTCTCCCTCATGACCAACGTCATCGAGGAATTGCTAGAGCAATGGCGCAGCATTGAAAATACACAGATCGATGTTGCTGCCGAAATGTTAGAACTGTCGCAGAAAATTGTCATCAAAGCGTTGTTGAGTCTCGATCCCAACAGCAGCGAAACCGCCCAGATCATTCAGGCGTGGCATACTGTGTTGGGTTTCCACACTGATCGCATCTGGGCATTTTTCAAAGTCCCTTTGAGCGTACCCACGCCGAAAAACGTTCGGTTTCTGCAAGCAGTGGAGACAATCAACACGATTGTGTATCGGCTTATCCGGGAACGCCGCCAAAGCAGCAACGACTATGACGACTTACTCTCGTGGCTCATCAATGCGCGCCATGAGTCTGGTGAGGGCTTAAGCGATGAGCTCGTGCGCGACGAGATAGTGGCATTATTTGTCGCCGGGTTTGATACATCAGCTACCTCGCTTGGCTGGGTTTGGTATATGCTTTCCCAGCACCCAAATGTGGAAAGCAAGCTTCAAGAGGAACTCGCTACGGTACTGGGCGGGCGTACCCCAACCTACGAAGACATCCCGAACCTGAAATATACCAAAATGGTTATTCAGGAAACGATGCGACTCTACCCAGCCGTCTGGATCTTAAGCATGACCAATGTCGCCGACGATGAAATCTGCGGCTATCATATCCCGGCTGGCTCCATGATCGTACTCAGTCCTTTTGTGACGCACCATCTCCCATCTATTTGGGAAAACCCTGATAAATTCGATCCTGAGCGCTGGTCACCAGAACGCTCTGCAGGCAGACCATGGGCATCCTACCTACCATTTGGCGGTGGACCACGTCAATGTTTGGGCGATGTCTTTGTCACAACTGAAATGCAGTTAATTATTGCCATGGTGTCCCAGCACTTACGCCTGAAGCTAGTGCCCGGACATCCGGTCGAAATGGATACGAGGCTCGCACTGCGGTCACGCCACGGTCTCCCGATGACATTGGAGCCACGAAAAAGCCGTGAACTAACATTACAAAATGTAGAGTGA
- a CDS encoding cytochrome P450, protein MVKPSTSPSVRKSPPGPRGYPIIGCFPQMASKPLQFLTNAAREYGDVVHLGSIGPQQLYLIAHPDCVKYVLQENPQNYTKGENFQEMKLVIGEGLVISEGDSWRRQRRLMQPTFHRQQIGGMVNDMTGITAKLLERWSQLGSGTTLDIYDEMLLLTQNILLKTTLSIDVDNGDTTDLIPAWNTIYKFLSDRLWAVFKPPISFPTPKNRSFQQAVNTLNSIANRIIQQRLQGNDAPNDILSMLLSTQDESGQGLSAQQLHDQIVGLFSAGFETSGAVLSWIWYLLSKHPVVERQLQVELSTVLGGRTPTVDDLPNLKYTKMVVQEAMRLYPGAWVYARNNLADDEIGGYHIPAGSMLLLSPYVTHRLPAFWDNPEGFDPERFSPEHSVGRPRYAYFPFGGGSRQCLGDIFALTELQLVIAMVSQHFRLNLVPEHPVEPNPLLTLQTRHGILMTLEPRATLDNASQLDTQNALLTH, encoded by the coding sequence ATGGTTAAACCGAGTACTTCCCCAAGCGTCCGCAAAAGCCCCCCTGGTCCGCGCGGCTACCCCATTATTGGCTGCTTTCCGCAAATGGCATCAAAGCCGCTCCAGTTCCTAACCAATGCTGCGCGTGAATATGGTGATGTTGTTCACCTAGGGTCAATAGGTCCGCAACAGCTTTACCTGATCGCTCACCCGGACTGTGTGAAGTATGTTCTGCAAGAAAATCCCCAGAACTACACAAAAGGTGAAAACTTCCAGGAAATGAAACTGGTCATCGGCGAGGGCTTGGTGATTAGTGAGGGCGACTCATGGCGACGCCAGCGTCGCTTGATGCAGCCGACTTTTCACCGCCAGCAAATTGGAGGGATGGTCAATGATATGACTGGTATCACTGCTAAGTTGCTGGAACGTTGGAGCCAACTTGGTTCTGGTACAACGCTTGACATTTATGACGAGATGCTTTTGCTGACGCAAAACATTCTCCTCAAGACAACATTGAGTATTGATGTTGACAACGGTGATACCACTGACCTCATTCCAGCTTGGAATACCATCTACAAGTTCCTCAGCGATCGCTTATGGGCTGTCTTCAAACCGCCTATTAGCTTTCCCACACCAAAAAATCGCTCCTTTCAACAAGCAGTTAACACACTCAACTCAATTGCTAACCGGATCATTCAGCAACGTCTACAAGGCAATGATGCGCCTAATGACATACTCTCAATGTTGCTGAGTACTCAAGATGAATCTGGTCAAGGTTTGAGCGCTCAACAACTGCATGACCAGATAGTAGGACTCTTCTCCGCTGGGTTTGAAACTTCCGGTGCCGTGCTGAGTTGGATCTGGTATTTACTTTCCAAGCATCCAGTCGTAGAACGTCAATTGCAGGTGGAACTTTCTACAGTACTCGGTGGGCGAACCCCAACTGTTGACGATCTCCCCAACTTGAAATATACCAAAATGGTTGTCCAGGAAGCAATGCGGCTTTATCCTGGTGCCTGGGTCTATGCTCGGAACAATCTAGCTGATGACGAGATTGGTGGATATCATATTCCAGCTGGCTCTATGCTTTTGCTCAGTCCGTATGTGACACACCGCCTCCCGGCTTTCTGGGACAACCCCGAAGGCTTCGATCCTGAGCGCTTCTCGCCGGAACATTCCGTTGGTCGTCCACGCTATGCCTACTTTCCCTTCGGTGGCGGCTCTCGTCAGTGCCTAGGCGATATCTTTGCTTTAACTGAACTTCAATTGGTTATTGCTATGGTATCCCAACACTTCCGCCTCAATCTGGTGCCTGAACACCCAGTCGAGCCGAATCCACTGCTTACTCTGCAGACACGCCACGGCATTCTAATGACATTAGAGCCACGAGCTACTCTTGATAACGCCAGTCAACTAGATACTCAAAATGCATTGTTAACTCATTAA
- a CDS encoding class I adenylate-forming enzyme family protein has protein sequence MNIAHHIERGHLLYPDKIALIFEEKTFTYKQLDGLANRVANGLRGLGIKRGDRVALFLPNIPEFVISYLGILKIGAIVVSVNVMLKSAEVSYILNDCAAKAIITTESQSEQVAVADLPELQHVLIAEGEASKGITLTQLMESSSAQARAVEMDRHAPASIVYTSGTTGFPKGATLSHGNVISNMYSHNRCCGMQPNDRLLLYLPLFHCFGQNAILNAGLNVCATIILQRRFDLDQALYAINTHQVTMFFGVPTVFLKLLNTDISVYSLESVRYYFSAAAPMPFEAAQNWQDKYGLVIHEGYGLTETSPCACYNHDLKYKLGSIGMPIENVEMKIVDGDGHQVQPGELGEIVIKGPNVMLGYWNRPFETAEVIKNGWFHTGDIGRIDEQGFFYIVDRLKDMVNVSGFKVYPTEVENVIYQHPAVAECAVYGVPELLKGEIVKANIVLKAGHAMTEQQIMDFCSERMANYKIPRAIHFVDSLPKNPTGKVLKRVLRKQSISIFANVKN, from the coding sequence ATGAACATCGCACATCATATAGAACGGGGTCATCTGTTATATCCTGACAAAATCGCTCTGATATTTGAAGAGAAAACTTTTACCTACAAACAACTTGATGGGCTAGCAAATCGTGTGGCTAATGGTTTGCGTGGCTTGGGAATCAAAAGAGGCGATCGCGTAGCATTGTTTTTGCCAAACATTCCAGAATTCGTTATTTCTTATCTTGGCATTCTCAAAATTGGTGCTATTGTCGTCTCAGTCAACGTCATGCTTAAAAGTGCTGAAGTCAGCTACATTCTCAATGATTGTGCTGCCAAAGCAATCATTACAACAGAGTCACAAAGTGAGCAGGTGGCAGTTGCCGACTTACCTGAACTGCAACACGTTTTGATTGCAGAAGGTGAAGCAAGCAAAGGAATAACTTTAACACAACTGATGGAAAGTTCTTCCGCGCAAGCTCGTGCTGTTGAAATGGATCGCCACGCTCCTGCAAGCATTGTTTACACATCAGGAACAACGGGTTTTCCCAAAGGAGCGACCCTTTCCCACGGTAATGTCATTTCCAATATGTATTCCCACAACCGTTGTTGTGGAATGCAACCAAACGACCGATTACTACTTTACTTACCACTATTTCATTGCTTTGGTCAAAATGCTATTCTCAATGCTGGACTAAATGTTTGTGCTACTATCATTCTGCAACGGCGGTTTGACCTTGATCAAGCACTTTACGCTATCAACACGCATCAGGTAACAATGTTCTTTGGGGTGCCAACAGTATTCCTCAAATTGCTGAATACCGATATCTCTGTCTACAGCTTAGAGAGCGTGCGTTATTACTTTAGCGCCGCTGCACCCATGCCTTTTGAAGCCGCACAAAATTGGCAGGATAAGTATGGACTCGTGATTCATGAAGGGTATGGTCTAACTGAAACATCACCATGTGCATGTTATAACCACGACTTGAAATATAAGCTCGGTTCAATTGGGATGCCAATTGAGAATGTGGAAATGAAGATTGTTGATGGTGATGGCCATCAGGTACAACCTGGGGAGTTGGGTGAGATAGTGATCAAGGGACCAAACGTCATGCTTGGTTATTGGAATCGCCCATTTGAAACCGCTGAAGTCATTAAAAATGGTTGGTTCCATACCGGCGACATTGGTCGGATAGACGAACAGGGTTTTTTCTACATTGTTGACCGCTTGAAAGACATGGTCAATGTTTCTGGATTTAAGGTGTATCCAACAGAAGTTGAAAATGTCATTTATCAACATCCAGCAGTTGCTGAATGTGCAGTTTACGGCGTTCCCGAGTTGCTTAAAGGCGAGATAGTGAAAGCCAACATTGTACTTAAGGCTGGTCACGCCATGACAGAACAACAAATCATGGATTTCTGTTCTGAAAGAATGGCAAACTACAAAATTCCCCGTGCTATTCACTTTGTGGATTCACTTCCCAAAAATCCAACAGGTAAAGTGCTGAAACGAGTTTTAAGAAAACAATCAATCTCCATTTTTGCTAATGTTAAAAATTGA
- a CDS encoding ScyA-related TPP-binding enzyme: MSTESITKTTNPSQQLERKAGFQPNHISHETSGGSSIFSPPSPNEQPVDSESTQVTVGEAVVKILEDAGVHCAFGISGGGIGPFWAALNRSNIQLLHFRHESGAAFAATETYFASGRPVVVFTTTGPGITNAITGLFAARGEGAKVILVSAITPAGNRGRWACQETSAHTMPLSGIFTPGPLFNYATILESADQLPEIARRLAQGLAQPGGFVVHISIPTPVQTTPLKAPLPEPGFSHALPVASEEAIAECVRLLSEESFGIWVGFGARHAAQEILELAEKTGVAVMTSPRGKGIFPENHPQYVGVTGFSGHLSVLTYMQEQRPQRLLVLGTRLGEPTSFWSPQMVPADGFVHVDIDPEVPGVAYPSAQTFSIHSEVKVFLKMLLKHLPERLNWSPTSMLPRPEGYANAPRINGLVRPDVLMNAIQRVIVEGSDAIIMAEAGNSFAWATNLLRFTQPGRYRISTGVGAMGHAVTGVVGASLGRYGKAVAIVGDGAMLMNNEISTAVRFEIPTVWIVLNDGRYNMCAQGMALQGFKGVDTEIPNTDFALMAKAMGADGIRVNTESDLEAALEKALLSTVPFVVDVSIDSTQAAPIGGRIRSLIKQGAIESKGDQK; encoded by the coding sequence ATGAGCACTGAATCAATCACCAAAACCACTAATCCATCTCAGCAATTAGAAAGAAAAGCTGGGTTTCAACCTAATCACATTTCACATGAAACTTCAGGTGGCTCTTCTATTTTTTCGCCACCATCACCTAATGAACAACCTGTTGATTCAGAATCAACCCAGGTGACAGTTGGAGAGGCTGTAGTCAAGATCCTCGAAGATGCGGGAGTCCATTGTGCATTTGGTATCTCAGGAGGCGGCATCGGCCCATTTTGGGCGGCGTTGAACCGTAGCAACATCCAACTGCTTCACTTTCGGCATGAATCAGGAGCAGCCTTTGCAGCAACCGAGACGTATTTTGCAAGTGGTCGCCCCGTTGTGGTGTTCACCACGACAGGTCCTGGCATCACGAACGCCATCACCGGGCTTTTTGCTGCACGCGGGGAAGGTGCGAAGGTCATTCTTGTGTCGGCGATAACTCCAGCGGGGAATCGTGGTCGGTGGGCTTGTCAGGAAACTAGCGCCCACACAATGCCCCTATCAGGTATTTTTACCCCAGGTCCACTGTTCAATTACGCCACTATCCTAGAGTCTGCGGATCAACTTCCAGAAATTGCTCGTAGACTTGCCCAAGGTTTAGCACAACCAGGGGGCTTCGTGGTTCATATTAGTATCCCCACCCCGGTTCAAACAACACCATTGAAGGCACCATTACCAGAGCCAGGGTTTTCTCATGCCCTGCCGGTTGCTAGTGAGGAAGCGATCGCCGAATGTGTACGGTTACTTTCAGAAGAATCCTTTGGAATCTGGGTTGGCTTTGGTGCGAGGCACGCAGCACAGGAGATTCTCGAATTGGCTGAAAAAACAGGGGTAGCGGTCATGACATCGCCGCGCGGTAAGGGCATCTTCCCCGAAAATCATCCCCAGTATGTCGGCGTTACAGGCTTTAGTGGGCATTTATCTGTCCTGACATATATGCAGGAGCAACGTCCGCAGCGTCTGCTAGTGTTAGGAACACGCTTAGGTGAACCAACTTCATTTTGGAGTCCGCAAATGGTTCCCGCCGATGGGTTTGTGCATGTGGATATCGACCCAGAGGTTCCAGGAGTGGCATATCCATCAGCACAGACGTTCTCTATCCACTCCGAAGTCAAAGTGTTTCTGAAGATGCTGTTGAAGCACCTCCCAGAGCGCCTGAATTGGTCTCCCACCTCAATGCTGCCTCGTCCCGAAGGCTATGCGAATGCTCCACGCATAAATGGTTTAGTGCGACCCGATGTCCTGATGAATGCAATTCAACGGGTGATTGTTGAAGGAAGTGATGCAATCATCATGGCTGAAGCAGGTAACTCCTTTGCTTGGGCAACAAATCTACTGCGATTTACCCAACCAGGTCGTTACCGGATCAGTACGGGCGTCGGAGCTATGGGTCATGCCGTCACCGGGGTAGTCGGTGCCAGTTTGGGTCGATATGGCAAAGCTGTCGCCATTGTTGGGGACGGGGCAATGCTGATGAACAACGAAATCAGCACAGCTGTGAGATTTGAGATTCCAACAGTCTGGATTGTCCTCAACGACGGACGCTACAACATGTGCGCCCAAGGAATGGCGTTGCAAGGGTTCAAAGGTGTGGATACAGAAATACCGAATACGGATTTTGCCTTAATGGCAAAAGCCATGGGAGCAGATGGCATCCGTGTTAACACGGAGTCTGACTTGGAAGCAGCGTTAGAGAAAGCACTGTTATCAACCGTTCCATTTGTTGTTGATGTAAGCATTGACTCAACTCAAGCTGCACCCATTGGAGGCCGTATTCGCAGTCTGATTAAGCAAGGAGCAATAGAATCAAAAGGAGATCAAAAATGA
- a CDS encoding 3-oxoacyl-ACP synthase III family protein — MILNPVGIRAISVSFPSIIRTNDYYRENYPDLVARAEQKTLAKLFVPDNASANNDDDIWSQEVAPYMSDPFRGTVERRVVAPDETSLSLEYRAAIDALEAAKLSPDDIDLLLVTSLFPEQVTPGNAAFLAGKLGLQGAAWNIESTCTSVLVSLQSACALVQTGQYRNVLVVVSTTYSRYTDENDTLAFLSGDGAGAFVVGTLKPNQGILGTKIANTAATCGAFFNEFTTDEQGNVKMFIRGGKGASKMFNETTVKFIRLCCHGAIAAADLSLDQIDFFVFNTPSAWYSKVCTRALGIDPERTININPLYANIGPTFPVANLYHAADAGKIRENDLVLVYTMGSSSNAGASVMRWGDVALGPAPAPPLSFSLQEDRVLVRP; from the coding sequence ATGATATTAAATCCAGTAGGTATTCGCGCAATTTCAGTTAGCTTTCCCAGCATCATCCGCACCAACGATTACTACCGAGAGAATTACCCAGATTTGGTTGCTCGGGCTGAACAAAAAACTTTGGCAAAGCTGTTTGTACCTGACAACGCCTCAGCCAATAACGACGACGATATCTGGTCGCAAGAAGTTGCGCCGTATATGTCAGACCCCTTCCGTGGTACAGTTGAGCGCAGAGTCGTAGCTCCCGATGAAACCTCACTGTCGCTGGAGTATCGTGCAGCTATCGATGCTCTTGAGGCAGCAAAGCTTTCCCCCGACGACATCGATCTTTTGCTCGTGACTTCCCTGTTTCCTGAGCAAGTCACACCAGGCAATGCAGCCTTTCTCGCCGGGAAACTGGGACTGCAAGGTGCAGCATGGAATATAGAGTCAACATGTACTTCGGTATTGGTTTCGCTCCAGAGTGCTTGTGCGTTGGTGCAAACAGGACAATACCGGAATGTGCTGGTGGTTGTCTCGACGACTTACTCTCGCTATACCGACGAGAATGATACGCTCGCGTTTTTATCGGGTGATGGTGCAGGTGCATTTGTCGTTGGTACACTCAAACCGAACCAAGGAATTCTCGGTACCAAGATTGCCAATACAGCTGCCACTTGTGGTGCCTTCTTTAATGAATTCACAACCGATGAACAAGGCAACGTCAAGATGTTCATTCGGGGCGGCAAAGGCGCAAGCAAGATGTTCAACGAGACGACTGTGAAGTTCATTCGTCTGTGCTGTCATGGTGCGATCGCCGCTGCTGATCTCAGCTTGGATCAAATCGACTTTTTTGTTTTCAATACACCCAGTGCTTGGTATTCAAAGGTTTGTACACGCGCACTAGGCATTGATCCAGAGCGCACGATCAACATCAACCCCTTGTATGCCAACATTGGACCTACATTCCCTGTTGCTAATCTCTACCACGCCGCAGACGCTGGCAAAATTCGGGAAAACGACCTAGTTCTTGTTTACACAATGGGTTCGTCATCTAATGCTGGTGCCAGCGTGATGCGTTGGGGCGATGTTGCACTCGGACCTGCCCCTGCTCCTCCACTCAGTTTTTCCCTACAGGAGGATAGGGTTCTCGTTCGTCCCTAA